One Roseimicrobium gellanilyticum DNA window includes the following coding sequences:
- the deoC gene encoding deoxyribose-phosphate aldolase: protein MKYSYEDLAGMIDHSLLQPFMTDAELKAGCELAKKYAVASVCIKPYAVKDAVKWLAGSDVKVGAVIGFPHGNSTTESKRYETELACKDGAVEIDMVINIGKALSGEWGYVRDDVQAVCEEAHKHGAKVKVIFENDFISDDAVKVKLCEICAGAGADWVKTSTGYGFAKQPDGSYNYKGATEHDLALMRKNSPANVQVKAAGGVRDLDGLIRVRELGGTRCGASATAAMLDEYRRREASGENGNGKAVKIGAGGY, encoded by the coding sequence ATGAAATACTCCTACGAAGACCTTGCCGGGATGATCGATCACTCTCTCCTGCAACCGTTCATGACGGATGCGGAACTCAAGGCAGGATGCGAACTGGCCAAGAAATACGCTGTCGCCTCCGTGTGCATCAAGCCCTACGCCGTGAAGGACGCAGTGAAGTGGCTTGCGGGCAGTGACGTGAAGGTGGGAGCCGTGATCGGATTCCCCCACGGAAACAGCACTACCGAGAGCAAACGCTACGAGACCGAGCTGGCGTGCAAAGATGGCGCCGTGGAGATCGACATGGTGATCAACATCGGCAAGGCCCTCAGCGGCGAGTGGGGCTATGTGCGCGATGATGTGCAGGCCGTGTGCGAAGAAGCCCACAAGCATGGCGCGAAGGTAAAGGTCATCTTTGAAAACGACTTCATCTCCGACGACGCCGTGAAGGTGAAGCTCTGCGAAATCTGCGCTGGCGCCGGTGCCGACTGGGTGAAAACCTCCACCGGCTACGGCTTCGCCAAGCAGCCCGACGGCAGCTACAACTACAAGGGAGCCACGGAGCACGATCTTGCTCTCATGCGGAAGAATTCACCCGCCAACGTGCAGGTGAAAGCCGCCGGTGGCGTGCGCGATCTGGATGGCCTCATTCGCGTGCGCGAACTCGGGGGCACGCGTTGTGGAGCTTCCGCCACGGCAGCGATGCTGGATGAGTATCGTCGACGCGAAGCTTCCGGTGAGAACGGCAATGGCAAAGCCGTGAAGATTGGTGCGGGTGGGTATTAG
- a CDS encoding Gfo/Idh/MocA family protein yields MPLPLHHLRAGIIGTGFIAPVHIEALRRLGIQVTAICGSTKAAKATADQWGIPEVYGDYDYAAMYRSPNVDVVHITSPNRVHVEQSLAALAAGKHVICEKPLGMTSEETALCVAAAAKSDRVFAVNYMCRYFPAILQMRAMIERGELGRIIHVQGHFFQDWLLHETDYNWRVLASEGGKLRAVGDIGTHWIDAVSFVLGAKAESVFATLETFHKQRLRPKGEVQTFTKADPADMEPYEVDTEDFGSVLLKFGKSAHGHADGVHASAAISQVAAGWKCSLYFGIYGTKGSVQWELQEPNHIVLGRRDEPNQILQRNTPGFDKDIAGYTDYPGGHPEGFSDAHKMHYRAVYERIASGGKSPALFASAEDGHHEVKLCEAILKSHEKQTWVKA; encoded by the coding sequence ATGCCCCTTCCGCTTCACCACCTCCGCGCCGGCATTATCGGCACCGGCTTCATCGCTCCTGTCCACATCGAAGCCCTGCGCCGCCTGGGCATCCAGGTCACCGCCATCTGTGGCTCGACCAAAGCCGCAAAAGCCACGGCGGATCAGTGGGGCATTCCCGAGGTGTACGGCGACTACGACTACGCCGCCATGTACCGCTCGCCCAATGTGGATGTAGTGCACATCACCTCCCCCAACCGCGTGCATGTGGAGCAATCCCTGGCCGCCCTCGCCGCGGGCAAGCACGTCATCTGCGAAAAGCCGCTGGGCATGACCTCCGAGGAGACTGCGCTTTGCGTGGCAGCGGCAGCGAAGTCGGATCGCGTCTTTGCGGTGAATTACATGTGCCGCTATTTCCCCGCCATCCTCCAGATGCGCGCCATGATTGAGCGCGGAGAGCTGGGGCGAATCATCCACGTGCAGGGGCACTTCTTCCAGGACTGGCTGCTGCATGAAACGGACTACAACTGGCGCGTGCTCGCCAGCGAGGGCGGAAAGCTGCGCGCGGTGGGTGACATCGGCACGCACTGGATCGATGCGGTGTCCTTCGTGCTCGGCGCGAAAGCGGAGTCTGTGTTTGCCACGTTGGAAACCTTCCACAAGCAGCGCCTGCGTCCCAAGGGTGAGGTACAGACCTTCACGAAGGCGGACCCGGCCGACATGGAGCCATATGAAGTAGATACGGAGGACTTCGGCAGTGTGCTGCTGAAGTTTGGCAAGAGTGCCCACGGTCATGCCGATGGCGTGCATGCCAGTGCCGCCATCTCGCAGGTCGCTGCCGGATGGAAATGCAGCCTCTACTTCGGTATCTACGGCACCAAGGGCAGTGTGCAGTGGGAACTGCAGGAGCCCAACCACATCGTGCTTGGCCGCCGCGATGAGCCCAACCAAATCCTGCAACGCAACACGCCTGGATTCGACAAGGACATCGCAGGCTACACGGACTATCCCGGTGGGCATCCGGAGGGCTTCTCCGATGCGCACAAGATGCACTACCGTGCCGTGTATGAGCGCATCGCCAGCGGCGGGAAGTCCCCTGCCCTCTTCGCCAGCGCCGAAGATGGCCACCACGAGGTGAAGCTCTGTGAAGCCATCCTGAAGAGCCACGAAAAACAGACCTGGGTGAAGGCCTAG
- a CDS encoding MFS transporter, translating to MLYAVHACALGFWGVNLGAVLKAYGLEHIVPYAFACSSIAAFISPLAMGALADERMAPERVLRFLGIGSTIFLFLMYLAIQRGWGAGWVLVFTQIHALWSVPTFGLSTSLILSRLKNPKEQFGPVRLWATVGWMAAGIIISSVLHADKSVASGYAACVTWIITIAITFILPEKKRLELPRARRSIKEVLGLDALPLLTHPDHRVVFITSGLLNMALAAFYPFTVLHLQDLGVESATMVMGIGQISEIITMLALSAVLTRLRLKWVFLAGIGFGVARYALFFLNTSSSLVVGIFLHGFCYTLFFITAQIYLEQRVATSMRARAQALMTLMTSGFGNLLGYLGIGWWRMGCMQDGRTDWPKFWAGMTLLTVAVFVFFAVAYKGRSRDTQETSRLV from the coding sequence GTGCTATACGCGGTCCATGCCTGTGCCTTGGGCTTCTGGGGGGTGAATCTTGGTGCCGTGCTCAAGGCGTACGGGTTGGAGCACATCGTGCCGTATGCATTTGCGTGCTCCTCCATTGCCGCCTTCATCTCACCCCTGGCCATGGGAGCGCTTGCGGACGAGCGCATGGCTCCGGAGCGGGTACTGCGCTTTTTGGGCATCGGTTCCACGATTTTCCTTTTCCTCATGTATCTCGCCATCCAGCGGGGGTGGGGCGCTGGATGGGTGCTGGTCTTCACCCAGATTCACGCCCTGTGGTCAGTGCCCACTTTCGGTCTGAGCACCAGTCTCATCCTCTCCCGGTTGAAAAATCCCAAGGAGCAGTTCGGGCCTGTCCGATTGTGGGCCACGGTGGGTTGGATGGCGGCAGGCATCATCATCAGTTCGGTGCTGCATGCGGACAAATCCGTAGCCTCCGGCTATGCGGCGTGCGTGACTTGGATCATCACCATCGCCATCACCTTCATTCTGCCCGAGAAGAAGCGGCTGGAACTGCCCAGGGCTCGCCGGAGCATCAAGGAGGTCCTCGGATTGGATGCGCTGCCGTTGCTCACGCACCCGGACCACCGTGTGGTTTTCATCACTTCGGGCCTGCTGAACATGGCCCTGGCTGCGTTCTACCCGTTCACCGTACTGCATCTGCAGGATCTCGGGGTGGAGAGTGCCACCATGGTCATGGGCATCGGCCAGATTTCGGAGATCATCACCATGCTCGCGCTCTCGGCCGTGCTGACGCGGTTGCGCCTGAAATGGGTGTTCCTGGCGGGCATCGGCTTCGGGGTGGCGCGCTATGCGTTGTTTTTCCTGAACACGAGTTCCTCCCTCGTCGTGGGCATCTTCCTGCACGGGTTCTGCTACACGCTCTTTTTCATCACGGCGCAGATCTACCTGGAGCAGCGTGTGGCCACCAGCATGCGTGCGCGTGCCCAGGCGTTGATGACCCTGATGACCAGTGGCTTTGGCAACCTGCTGGGCTACCTCGGCATCGGCTGGTGGCGCATGGGTTGCATGCAGGATGGTCGCACCGATTGGCCGAAGTTCTGGGCCGGTATGACACTGCTCACCGTGGCAGTGTTCGTGTTCTTTGCCGTGGCCTACAAGGGGAGGAGTCGCGACACTCAGGAGACGTCGCGGCTGGTGTAG
- a CDS encoding sulfatase family protein yields the protein MTFSRRLLFSYSLVVLAGILPAFGQSPAGAPASAPAAAPATRPNVLIVLCDDLRADHLSVTGHPHLKTPNIDRVAKEGVLFQNAFCTTSLCSPSRASILSGLYAHKHGVRDNFTEFPAEIPNLPKRLQDAGYETGYVGKWHMGEDNDEKRPGFDYWASHKGQGKYFDTEFNVEGERKVIPGYYTTVATDLATNFIKKDHAGKPWFLVLGQKAPHSFYTPEEKYKHTFDEVRVPYPKSAFMLDDKPAWYKDRLYTWHGIYGPLFEWRKEFPNDKPEAVRDFENMIHGYWGVIQSLDDSMATLLRVLQEKGELDKTIIVFMGDNGLLNGENGMVDKRAMHDASIRIPILVRYPGLVPSDKAKVVTQQVLTLDMAPSLLELCGAEALPNIHGKSWVKLVKEGDKKWRKGWFYEYNYEKQFPYTPNVRGVRTDDWKYIHYPHGDDSEDRHMAELYDLKNDPGETKNLINASADNAKLRELQVLMAKLMDDAGLAEDKMPIDEGVKKELPDQKIR from the coding sequence ATGACTTTCTCTCGACGCCTCCTTTTCTCATATTCGCTCGTTGTGCTGGCGGGCATCCTGCCGGCTTTCGGCCAGTCCCCCGCAGGTGCCCCGGCCTCAGCGCCTGCCGCTGCACCAGCGACCAGGCCGAATGTGCTCATCGTCCTCTGCGATGACCTGCGTGCCGACCACCTGAGTGTGACCGGGCACCCGCACCTCAAGACACCAAACATCGACCGGGTAGCGAAGGAAGGCGTTCTCTTTCAGAACGCCTTCTGCACCACCTCGCTCTGCTCACCCAGCCGCGCGTCCATCCTGAGCGGCCTGTATGCTCACAAGCATGGCGTGCGGGACAATTTCACGGAGTTCCCAGCGGAGATTCCCAACCTCCCCAAGCGTCTCCAGGATGCCGGCTATGAAACCGGCTACGTGGGCAAGTGGCACATGGGCGAGGACAATGACGAGAAACGCCCCGGCTTCGACTACTGGGCGTCTCACAAGGGACAGGGCAAGTACTTCGACACGGAGTTCAACGTGGAAGGCGAACGCAAGGTGATTCCCGGTTACTACACCACCGTGGCCACGGACCTCGCGACGAATTTCATCAAGAAGGACCACGCAGGCAAGCCGTGGTTCCTCGTGCTCGGACAAAAGGCACCACATAGCTTCTACACACCCGAGGAGAAGTACAAGCATACCTTCGACGAGGTGCGCGTCCCCTACCCCAAGTCCGCCTTCATGCTGGATGACAAGCCCGCCTGGTACAAGGATCGCCTCTACACCTGGCACGGCATCTATGGCCCGCTGTTTGAATGGCGGAAGGAATTCCCCAACGACAAACCGGAAGCCGTGAGGGATTTCGAGAACATGATCCACGGCTACTGGGGTGTGATCCAAAGCCTTGACGACAGCATGGCAACGCTACTGAGGGTACTGCAGGAAAAAGGTGAACTCGACAAGACCATCATCGTCTTCATGGGCGACAACGGCCTGCTCAATGGCGAGAACGGCATGGTGGACAAGCGCGCCATGCACGACGCCAGCATCCGCATCCCCATCCTTGTGCGCTATCCGGGACTCGTGCCTTCAGACAAGGCGAAGGTCGTGACTCAACAGGTGCTCACCCTCGACATGGCTCCCAGCTTGCTGGAACTCTGTGGCGCGGAAGCCCTGCCAAACATCCACGGCAAGTCCTGGGTGAAGCTCGTGAAGGAAGGCGACAAGAAATGGCGCAAGGGATGGTTCTACGAATACAACTACGAAAAACAATTTCCCTACACGCCCAATGTCCGGGGCGTGCGTACGGATGACTGGAAGTACATCCACTATCCCCATGGTGATGACAGCGAGGATCGACACATGGCGGAACTTTATGATCTCAAAAACGATCCCGGTGAGACGAAGAACCTGATCAACGCCTCTGCGGACAACGCGAAACTCCGCGAACTGCAGGTGCTGATGGCCAAGCTCATGGATGATGCCGGGCTTGCGGAAGACAAAATGCCGATCGATGAAGGGGTGAAGAAGGAGCTGCCGGATCAGAAAATCAGGTAG
- a CDS encoding GNAT family N-acetyltransferase: MTSPSSFQLRPATREDAPGLISLIIALAKFEELEPPDAEAQQRLVEHAFGERKYFEPWLAFAEGHPEPVAYAILFTTYSTFLAKPTLYLEDLFVLPEYRKQGIGGALLRKVVELADERGCGRVEWTALDWNVNAQQVYEQKVGARRMSEWYLYRMTLKEIAKYLGKSEPTEQA, translated from the coding sequence ATGACCTCGCCTTCCTCCTTTCAGCTCCGTCCCGCCACCCGGGAAGATGCACCCGGTCTCATCAGTCTCATCATCGCCCTCGCGAAATTTGAGGAACTGGAGCCGCCCGATGCCGAAGCCCAGCAGCGCTTGGTGGAGCACGCATTCGGCGAACGAAAGTACTTCGAGCCATGGCTCGCCTTTGCCGAAGGTCACCCAGAGCCGGTGGCATACGCCATTCTTTTCACCACCTACTCCACCTTCCTCGCAAAGCCCACACTCTACCTGGAGGATCTGTTCGTACTGCCTGAGTATCGGAAGCAGGGCATCGGTGGAGCCCTGCTTCGAAAAGTGGTGGAACTCGCCGATGAACGCGGCTGCGGTCGCGTGGAGTGGACCGCCCTCGACTGGAATGTGAATGCCCAGCAGGTCTACGAGCAAAAGGTCGGCGCCCGCCGCATGAGCGAGTGGTACCTCTACCGCATGACCCTGAAAGAAATTGCGAAGTACCTGGGCAAGAGCGAGCCAACCGAGCAAGCGTGA
- a CDS encoding GNAT family N-acetyltransferase, translated as MELPQGCKFIEGHESMDYPLVHAWLSSSYWTPGIERERIERAAKNSALVLGVEDAEGTQVAFLRIVSDKTRFAYVCDVWVADSHRGLGLARTMVRHAMEHPEFATVSTWTLGTKDAQGVYEPLGFRDVKEEGAYPYTWMVCRKN; from the coding sequence ATGGAACTCCCCCAAGGCTGCAAGTTCATCGAGGGTCATGAGTCGATGGACTATCCTCTGGTCCACGCGTGGCTGAGCTCTTCCTACTGGACACCCGGCATCGAGCGCGAACGCATTGAGCGCGCCGCGAAGAACTCCGCCCTGGTGCTGGGAGTCGAAGATGCTGAAGGTACTCAGGTGGCCTTTCTCCGGATTGTCTCGGACAAGACCCGCTTCGCCTATGTGTGCGATGTCTGGGTGGCGGACAGCCATCGCGGGTTGGGCCTCGCCAGGACCATGGTCCGCCATGCCATGGAGCACCCCGAGTTCGCCACCGTCAGCACCTGGACCCTGGGCACCAAGGATGCCCAGGGAGTCTACGAGCCGCTCGGTTTCCGCGATGTGAAAGAGGAAGGCGCCTATCCTTACACTTGGATGGTCTGCCGGAAAAATTGA
- a CDS encoding FHA domain-containing protein → MAKLTFILDDGETIEVPLHDSVTIGRADGNDVVVYDPRISSRHAELHFLSDGKFEVRDLASKAGTYVNGERVERKLLGHGDQVSFGPLKGEFSTEIVLPPESTAPSSKDKEGGQPGAANASAEEGPGVKPAGEPKEKSEKSFLSSVLAAMGAKSINGGKSADAKGGKPERKADATPAAPAAKAKSPERPAPPRGAPGTPQAKASSPAAEPPKSEAAKPVAPKPTPAAPQPAAKAPDAAVPLPGGAPQEDKAAPAASNPPVAAPEQPAPAPSAKTPDAEAKPVVSEAPKPAEPAIPVGTPPPAEVKSEQGPVAGRHVDWEKDSRQESKPVVAQEPESPTKPAPAVAEERPAEPAKSEKPKAEETVVVAVPEAAKEMPAAPKEQSEPPVPEAQVSSPGPKEAQEKAEVPSAPTTPAVAPTPASTAQSAPIPEAQAAVPAAVPVQAATPTASTPLAPEAAASVSGAVPVQLLAPSKSTTPVKVAAGPALDQRIVNLVYNRLEGEAKEAITKLEERQKSLDTEVTRLRDEIIRMQGERRGLAQEQVTLRESIQTENRELETLRGQHKAADTQMQQMAANLRQGQERLDVLLAEEKQLSVVTSQLAETESRRDQVLKTIEEHTAEGEAQKTKLKEEIEGVAAELEAKRVDFQAAMESMKLQAESARDALAAELEAKRIDIQAAMESMNLQAETVRTDLQQSIDASGKDADAQMLQIRAELDQVTEECTTKKAELLAGIDALSREEEFRQGEVQRLSTANSVALREFEAMTSNKEQMSVQLLSLLKEQETHDARLIELRRQISDAEAQSRKVQELVEAREDQVKVAERRLQGIEQERSALEASIRELTVSENRLKSLLPQLQESELREAALTAAIATLLTRQQESESHNESLAANTLRLQGELAAFETQSAETRSLLEANIAELQQNKQSHSDDYDSFVTETNTVRTSLTEQRTAAEEELAKRQTELARETASLQETIAQRQELERQCNELADTEKKLAEARAGVQKTEAQRRELDTWIKELQSKRDASQKALDGLHHEEEASRGRLEVLRGKEKDLRSELDQLAQKEQEDRVRFEELRRLTTEADREHEAHMEELSRTLELTRRELADMEVKLAPLREWKESMDKRYARLASLPEDSAEARELWKEIEAEKAGLGQLIGAGGKGTRGVSLNESILRGMSGAGEGAAAAETPAPGQRPGLKGRGKTKLHAPLGLTEGETPEERGNVGPAGTGAMLSGTGQEMALRARLSRLRESVQREATRLEFLRQERAREETRKTASSSNEPMLKEQERQVEVKLRREEEKLATIERKIEIAEMEEEKRRERLAELERKLTELKTDILEHERSRSEAVRKADIAAQAEARVTEDMAGRARSAVEHEPPRVDRPVSAPPPEARPKLKTMGVPLTAPEPVDIPDSEKGMGELLLGQKPE, encoded by the coding sequence ATGGCAAAACTGACGTTCATTCTCGACGACGGCGAAACGATCGAGGTACCCCTGCATGACTCCGTGACGATCGGACGTGCCGATGGCAATGACGTTGTGGTCTATGACCCCCGCATCTCCAGCCGCCATGCAGAGCTGCATTTCCTCTCGGATGGAAAGTTCGAAGTGCGGGACCTCGCTTCCAAGGCTGGCACCTACGTCAATGGCGAGCGTGTGGAGCGCAAACTTCTGGGGCACGGTGACCAGGTGAGCTTCGGTCCCTTGAAAGGCGAGTTCTCGACCGAGATTGTGCTGCCGCCCGAGTCGACTGCGCCTTCCAGCAAGGACAAGGAAGGAGGACAGCCTGGTGCGGCCAACGCCTCTGCCGAGGAAGGTCCCGGAGTGAAGCCCGCAGGCGAACCGAAGGAGAAGTCCGAGAAGAGTTTCCTTTCCTCCGTGCTCGCGGCGATGGGGGCGAAGAGCATCAACGGTGGCAAAAGTGCCGATGCCAAAGGTGGAAAACCGGAGCGCAAGGCGGATGCGACGCCTGCTGCTCCAGCAGCCAAGGCAAAATCGCCCGAGAGACCGGCGCCTCCGAGAGGAGCTCCCGGTACACCGCAGGCGAAGGCATCGTCTCCCGCCGCCGAGCCGCCGAAGTCCGAGGCCGCGAAACCGGTGGCTCCCAAGCCGACGCCAGCCGCACCGCAGCCTGCTGCCAAAGCGCCAGACGCGGCTGTCCCGTTACCGGGAGGAGCTCCCCAAGAAGACAAGGCTGCACCGGCCGCCAGCAATCCACCCGTGGCCGCTCCCGAGCAGCCTGCCCCAGCACCATCTGCGAAAACTCCCGATGCCGAGGCGAAGCCCGTGGTAAGTGAAGCCCCGAAACCGGCGGAGCCAGCTATTCCTGTCGGTACTCCGCCGCCTGCTGAAGTGAAGTCGGAACAAGGACCGGTGGCTGGCAGGCATGTCGACTGGGAGAAGGACTCCCGTCAGGAGAGCAAGCCTGTGGTCGCACAGGAGCCGGAGTCTCCTACCAAGCCCGCTCCGGCGGTGGCAGAGGAAAGACCCGCAGAGCCGGCAAAAAGCGAGAAGCCCAAGGCGGAGGAAACCGTTGTTGTTGCAGTTCCTGAAGCGGCGAAAGAGATGCCTGCAGCACCCAAGGAACAGAGTGAACCTCCAGTGCCTGAGGCGCAGGTAAGTTCGCCCGGGCCCAAGGAAGCTCAGGAAAAGGCTGAGGTTCCCAGTGCCCCCACGACGCCTGCGGTTGCACCCACGCCAGCATCTACAGCACAGTCGGCACCCATTCCTGAGGCGCAGGCAGCGGTTCCCGCCGCGGTACCAGTTCAGGCTGCAACCCCGACAGCTTCGACCCCGCTGGCGCCAGAGGCAGCGGCCTCGGTTTCCGGCGCGGTCCCCGTTCAGTTGCTCGCGCCGAGCAAGAGCACCACTCCCGTGAAAGTCGCGGCTGGGCCTGCCTTGGATCAGCGCATCGTGAATCTGGTCTACAACCGCCTCGAAGGCGAAGCGAAGGAAGCCATCACCAAGCTGGAGGAGCGCCAGAAGTCCCTCGATACCGAAGTGACGCGGTTGCGTGATGAAATCATCCGCATGCAAGGCGAGCGCCGCGGGCTCGCGCAGGAGCAGGTGACATTGCGGGAGTCCATCCAGACGGAGAATCGCGAACTGGAAACGCTGCGCGGTCAGCACAAGGCGGCGGACACGCAGATGCAGCAAATGGCGGCCAACTTGCGCCAGGGCCAGGAGCGGCTGGATGTACTGCTGGCTGAGGAGAAGCAACTCTCGGTGGTGACCTCCCAACTTGCGGAAACCGAATCTCGCCGGGATCAAGTCCTCAAGACCATCGAAGAGCACACCGCTGAGGGCGAAGCGCAGAAGACGAAGCTGAAGGAAGAGATCGAGGGAGTGGCTGCTGAACTCGAAGCCAAGCGAGTCGATTTCCAGGCCGCCATGGAGTCCATGAAACTCCAGGCCGAGTCGGCGCGTGATGCGCTGGCTGCCGAACTGGAAGCGAAGCGTATCGACATTCAGGCTGCCATGGAGTCGATGAACCTCCAGGCAGAGACCGTCCGCACCGACCTCCAGCAAAGCATCGACGCCTCAGGCAAGGATGCAGACGCGCAGATGCTCCAGATCCGCGCGGAACTCGACCAGGTGACCGAAGAGTGTACCACCAAGAAGGCGGAGCTGCTCGCCGGTATCGACGCGTTGAGCAGGGAAGAGGAATTCCGTCAGGGCGAAGTGCAGCGCCTGAGCACTGCCAACTCCGTGGCGCTTCGTGAGTTTGAGGCGATGACTTCAAACAAGGAGCAGATGAGCGTGCAACTGCTCAGCTTGCTCAAGGAGCAGGAGACGCATGACGCCCGCCTCATTGAGCTTCGCCGCCAGATCAGCGACGCGGAAGCGCAGTCCCGGAAGGTGCAGGAACTGGTGGAAGCGCGTGAAGACCAGGTGAAGGTGGCGGAGCGCCGGTTGCAGGGCATTGAGCAGGAGAGGTCCGCCCTGGAAGCCAGCATCCGCGAGCTTACCGTCAGCGAGAATCGACTGAAGTCGTTGCTACCCCAGTTGCAGGAAAGCGAACTGCGCGAGGCGGCACTCACAGCTGCCATTGCCACTCTGCTGACGCGCCAGCAGGAAAGCGAATCCCACAACGAATCACTCGCCGCGAACACGCTGCGTCTGCAGGGAGAGCTGGCTGCCTTTGAGACACAGAGTGCAGAGACGCGCTCCCTGCTGGAGGCGAACATTGCCGAACTCCAGCAGAACAAGCAGAGCCACTCAGACGACTACGACAGCTTCGTAACGGAAACGAATACCGTCCGCACCTCGCTCACCGAGCAGAGGACCGCCGCCGAGGAGGAACTCGCCAAACGACAGACAGAGCTCGCGCGGGAAACAGCGAGCCTGCAGGAAACCATTGCCCAGCGCCAGGAACTGGAGCGCCAGTGCAACGAACTGGCGGACACCGAGAAGAAACTGGCGGAAGCCAGGGCCGGTGTGCAAAAGACCGAGGCGCAGCGTCGCGAGCTGGATACGTGGATCAAGGAACTGCAGTCCAAGCGCGATGCTTCGCAGAAGGCCCTGGACGGCCTGCATCACGAGGAAGAGGCCAGTCGGGGGCGCCTGGAAGTGTTGCGCGGAAAGGAAAAGGATCTGCGCTCCGAACTGGATCAGCTTGCTCAAAAGGAGCAGGAAGATCGCGTACGTTTCGAAGAACTCCGGCGACTCACCACAGAGGCAGATCGCGAACACGAGGCGCACATGGAAGAGCTCTCCCGCACCTTGGAGCTCACTCGTCGCGAGCTCGCGGACATGGAGGTGAAGCTCGCCCCGTTGCGTGAATGGAAGGAGTCGATGGACAAGCGCTATGCGCGCCTGGCTTCGCTACCGGAAGACTCCGCCGAAGCGCGGGAACTGTGGAAAGAAATCGAGGCCGAAAAAGCCGGTCTCGGTCAGCTGATTGGTGCAGGCGGCAAAGGCACGCGTGGCGTCAGCCTCAATGAGTCGATTCTCCGCGGCATGTCGGGTGCTGGCGAAGGTGCCGCAGCGGCCGAGACGCCTGCTCCTGGCCAGCGGCCGGGACTCAAGGGCAGGGGCAAGACAAAGCTTCACGCACCGCTCGGGCTCACAGAGGGAGAAACTCCGGAGGAACGGGGCAATGTGGGTCCTGCCGGCACGGGAGCCATGCTCTCTGGTACAGGCCAGGAGATGGCCCTGCGCGCCCGGCTCAGCCGCCTGCGCGAGAGCGTGCAACGTGAAGCGACTCGTCTGGAATTCCTGCGTCAGGAACGCGCCAGGGAGGAAACCCGCAAGACCGCCAGCAGCTCCAACGAACCGATGCTCAAAGAGCAAGAGCGTCAGGTGGAGGTCAAGCTGCGTCGTGAGGAGGAGAAGCTCGCCACCATTGAGCGGAAAATTGAAATCGCGGAGATGGAAGAGGAGAAACGCCGCGAGCGCCTCGCCGAACTTGAGCGCAAGCTCACCGAACTCAAGACAGACATCCTCGAGCACGAGCGCTCACGCAGCGAAGCGGTGCGCAAGGCGGATATTGCAGCACAGGCAGAAGCCCGGGTGACGGAAGACATGGCTGGCCGTGCGCGTTCGGCCGTCGAGCATGAGCCGCCAAGAGTCGACAGGCCGGTCAGCGCCCCGCCGCCGGAGGCCCGGCCCAAGCTCAAGACCATGGGCGTGCCGCTCACGGCACCAGAGCCAGTGGATATTCCGGATTCTGAAAAAGGCATGGGTGAACTTCTTCTGGGACAGAAGCCGGAGTAG
- a CDS encoding YbjN domain-containing protein, with amino-acid sequence MSEETKSPLEALIEPLEEFEYFADHQPAADESVFERLYISLNVDDPQPDREYGVEVFFINDVTEAFGAQEEEEDAIIAQFMLILPFRIQVDGYLEIMRFCNLVNRMLPLGAFGLSEQDEAVFLRYCLATESRAIPHDVLLEVVSAMEYACKAYASQFEALSAGTMKYDDIVREVEESGQQLPSVGDPALFASA; translated from the coding sequence ATGTCTGAAGAAACCAAGTCCCCTCTCGAAGCCCTGATTGAACCTCTCGAGGAGTTCGAATACTTCGCGGACCACCAGCCCGCTGCCGATGAAAGCGTGTTTGAGCGACTCTACATCTCGCTGAACGTCGACGATCCCCAGCCAGATCGGGAATACGGCGTGGAGGTCTTCTTCATCAACGACGTGACGGAGGCGTTTGGCGCTCAAGAGGAGGAAGAGGATGCCATCATTGCGCAGTTCATGCTCATCCTCCCATTTCGCATCCAGGTCGACGGCTACCTGGAGATCATGCGCTTCTGCAACCTCGTCAACCGCATGCTGCCCCTCGGGGCATTTGGCCTGAGCGAGCAGGATGAGGCGGTATTCCTGCGCTACTGCCTGGCCACGGAGAGCCGCGCCATCCCGCACGACGTGTTGCTGGAGGTGGTGAGCGCCATGGAGTACGCCTGCAAAGCTTATGCCTCCCAGTTTGAAGCCCTGAGCGCCGGCACGATGAAGTATGACGACATCGTCCGCGAGGTGGAGGAAAGTGGCCAGCAACTTCCCTCCGTGGGAGATCCTGCGCTCTTCGCCAGCGCGTAG